The stretch of DNA TCGCAGGTCCCGTGGCTGGCGTGGAAGCCGCGCTTACGCAGGTGAAGGCAGAGATCCAGGGCGGAAAGATTGATCCCATCGCAACGCTGCAGCGGGTGGAAACCGCCCACCAGTCGCTGGACCAGTCCCTGAGTGGAATCCGGGACCAGCAGGAGCAGGCACGCCGGGCGCAGGCGTCGCTGCAGCAGACCATTATGTCGGCCCAGGCCCAAATCAGTGCCACTTCCGACTACATCACCGCACGCCGCGGCGGCGTGGGAACAGAGGCCCGCACCCGCCTGGCGGAGTCGCAGCGCAACCTGGATTACGCACTGTCCATCGCGCGCACAGACCCCGTTACAGCCCTGACCTACGCGCAGCAGGCCCACGCCCTCGCTGCCCAGGCAGCCCAACTGGCCCAGGCCGACGTCGACCACTTCGACGGCTACGCCAACCAGGGCTACGGCCGGGGTGGAATGTTCGGCGGCGGAGGCGGCGGCGGGCTCGGCGGCGCTATCCTCGGCGGCATCCTGATCAACTCCATCCTCAACGGCGGCGGTGGCGGAGGCTGGGGCGGTGGCGGCGGCAACGACGGCGGCGGTTGGGGCGGCGGTGACTTCGGCGGCGGAGACATGGGCGGTGGCTGGGGTGGGGACTCCGGCGGCGGCGGAGATTTCTAGTTCCGATAGACAACTCGCGGCCCGCAGGCCAAGGACCGGCCAGCGGAAAGATGCAACAACACAACTGTCACTGATTTCAGTGCTCACTACAGAGCAGGACGAAAGGTAAAACCATGGTTAAACAGTCCATTTTCGGCCGTATCGCACAGCTGGCAAAGGCGAACATCAACACCCTGCTGGACAACGCTGAGGATCCGCAGAAGATGCTGGACCAGATGGTCCGGGATTACACCAACAACATTGCCGAAGCGGAGTCCGCCGTTGCGCAGACCATCGGCAACCTCCGGATGCTCGAGGACGACTACAACGAGGACGTCAAGAACTCCCGTGACTGGGGCAATAAGGCCCTTGCCGCGTCACGCAAGGCCGACGAGTACCGCGGAAGCGGCAACGTTTCGGACGCCGAGAAGTTCGACAACCTGGCCAAGGTGGCCCTGCAGCGCCAGATTTCGGCCGAGAATGAGGCCAAGGGGGCAGAACCGGCCATCACGTCCCAGCGTGAAGTGGTGGACAAGCTGAAGACCGGCCTGGACCAGATGAAGGGCAAGCTGAACCAGCTGACCAGCAAGCGCAACGAGTTGGTCGCCCGCTCCAAGACCGCTGCAGCACAGTCCCAGGTCCACGATGCCATCAAGAGCATCGACATCATGGATCCCACCAGCGAGGTGGGGCGCTTCGAGGAAAAGATCCGCCGCGAGGAGGCCAAGGTCCGCGGGCAGCAGGAACTCACCGAGTCCAGCCTGGACGCGCAGTTCAACCAGCTGGAGGACCTCGGCGAGCAGGTGGAGATCGAGGCACGCCTCGCGGCACTGAAATCGGGCGGCACCGCAAAGCCTGCGATCGGCGCAGGCGGCAATGCAGGCGCTGAATCAACTGTGAACGAAGCCGATTTCGACAAGCTCTGACAGTCACCGGGGAACTTCCTCCCCGGGACCACAGATGAAAGGCCGGGGCCGTTGCCCCGGCCTTTCCGGTGCCGCCTGTGTGTAGCGTGGAGGGATGGCTTCCTTCGACGCAACATCCCTCGTCTGGCTGCGCGATGACCTTCGTCTGGACGACAACCCGGCGCTGTCTGAAGCGGCAGCGCTCGGCCTGCCGCTGACCGTCGTCTATGTTCTGGACGAGGAGTCTGCCGGCGTCCGGCCGCTCGGCGGAGCAACCCGATGGTGGCTGCATCATTCCCTTTCCGTGCTCGGAGCATCTCTGGAAGCGAACGGCTCACGCCTGCTCCTTCGCCGCGGACCGGCCGCGGATGTCATCAAGGGCCTCGCCACCGAAACCGCCGCGAAGCATCTGTTCTGGAACCGGCGTTACGCGCTGCCGGAGTGGACGTTGGATGCCGTAGTCAAGGAATGGGCCGGCAACAATGACGTCCAGGCTTCGAGCTATCAGGCAAATCTGCTGTTTGAACCGTGGACGGTCCGTACCGGGGCCGGCGGCCCCTACAAGGTCTATACGCCCTTCTGGCGGGCGTGCCTGGCCGGGGCTGATGTGCGCGACCCGCTGGAACCGCCCCGGCAGCTGCCACCGCCCGCCACTGCGACGGGAGGAGGGCTGCCAGCAGGCGAAGACCTGGAGAGCTGGAACCTCCTTCCGCACTCCCCCGACTGGAGCGGCGGCCTGGCTCAAACGTGGGAGCCGGGTGAGGAAGGCGCCAGGCACCGCCTCGATGACTTCCTGGACGGCCCCGCCGACGAGTACGGAACCGGCCGCAACGTGCCGGGGGTGGAAGGAACCAGCCGCCTGTCGCCGCACCTGCGCTTCGGCGAGATCAGTCCCTTCCGGGTGTGGCGGGAGATCCGCCGGCACTTCCCGCACCAGGTACCGGCCGACGTCGGGATCTTCCGGTCTGAGCTTGGCTGGCGGGAATTCTGCTGGAACCTGCTGTATACCAACCCGGAACTGGCCACCCGGAACTACCGGCCCGAGTTCGACCGGTTCGAGTGGCAGTCGCTCAACCGGAACGAGCTAAGGGCCTGGCAGCAGGGCCGCACGGGGTACCCGTTTGTCGACGCCGGCATGCGGCAGCTGTGGCAGACAGGCTGGATGCACAACCGGGTGCGCATGGCGGCGGCGTCCTTCCTGGTCAAGAATCTCCTGGCGGACTGGCGCATCGGCGAGGAGTGGTTCTGGGACACCCTCGTTGACGCGGATGCCGCCAGCAACCCGGCCAACTGGCAGTGGGTGGCGGGATCCGGAGCGGACGCCTCCCCCTACTACCGGATCTTCAACCCGGTGACGCAGAGCAGGAAGTTCGATTCAGCCGGCCGGTACCTGCGCAGGTTTGTTCCGGAACTCGCGGACCTCGACGCGAAGGCTATCCACGAACCGTGGAAAGCGGGGGACGTGCCCGGCTACCCGGTTCCGCTGGTGGGGTTGCCCGAGTCCCGCGAGCGGGCGCTCGAGGCCTACGCCAGGCTCAAGGACTGAACGGCCGCGACTCCCCGCAGGCGGGCCGCCGCAGCTGTCCTATAGCGGCTCTCCTTTAGCGGCTGACCTTGCCCATCAGGGACGCAATCGGCCGCAGGAAGATGGGGCGGGCCAGGAACCATGCGGCTGCCATGACCACTACGGAGGCGAGGAACACCCAGAAGCCGAACCAGCCGTCGTCGTCCCGTACGCCGTACATGTGGTTGAGGTTGCGCAGGGCACCGGTGGCAAGCACCAGGAAGACGTGCACCACAATAAAGGCCACAAAGTAGATCATCACCGGGAAGTGGATGGCGCGGGCCAGTTCAATCGGATAGGCCTTGTTGAGGCTGGCCGCCTTTTTGGGCCAGGCGGAGGACATGCGCAGGCCGGTGATGCAAGCCAGCGGCGCCGCGATGAAAACCGTGATGAAGTACGTGAGGAGCTGGAGGGCGTTGTAGTTAATCCAGCCGTTCTCCGTGGGCCAGTCCAGTGACGCGTACTGGAGGGCGGCCGAGAGCGCATTCGGGATAACGTCCCAGCTGGTGGGGACGATCCGCATCCACTGCCCCGTGGCGAACAGCAGGACGGCGAACACCAAACCGTTGAGGATCCACAGCGCGTCCAGCGTGAGGTGGAACCAGAGCTCGAGGCTGATCTTGGTGGGCGCGGTTTTGGTTTTAATCAGTCCCTTGTTGTTCCGGGTCCAGTGGCCGCTGGGGCGGGTGGTGGTGCGCACCTGCCAGCCGGTCCGGATGATGAGCAGCAGGAAGAATGCATTCAGGAAGTGCTGCCAGGCCAACCAGGCCGGGAACCCTTCCGGTGACCCAGCCGGAAGCTCAGAATGGCCCGGATTATCCGCGACGAAGGAAGCGACGGCGGGAAGCCCCACCAGCCACTTGGCGATCAGCACCACCAGGACCAGCGCCACGAGGACGGCGGGCACACCCCAATAGAGACGGGACCGCTTGCCCGCGGCAGTGCCGGGCTTCTTCGTGGGTGTGGACATCGAGCAACATTCCTCTCGAGAATGACGTGGTGCTCACGATCTGTGAGGCTCTGCGAAAGAGAATACTAGGAACTGGCAGCATTCTAGGAAAAAAGAAGACCCCGCCCGGCTTGTCTGCCGGTCGGGGTCTTCACATAAGTTGCGGGGACAGGATTTGAACCTGTGACCTCTGGGTTATGAGCCCAGCGAGCTACCGAACTGCTCCACCCCGCGTCGCAGAATCAACACTACCCTATTTCGGCGGCAGGTTTTTCCACCCGCCGTTTTCCGGGGTTCTTGCCACCCTGGCCTCCCCCGGGAACGCCCCTTCATCTACCGCAGCTTTCCCCGGAACGCCCGTCACTTCCCGAGGGGGTTCGACGGCGGTGCTGCCGCTCCGTGTGCAGGAGGGTTCTCCGCCGGAGGCGCGAAAGGTGATAGCGCGTTGCGGGACTTGATGCAGAAGGTGATGGAGCGTCTCCCACCACCGGGGTCGCGTGCTTAAACCAAAAGGTCCGGACACTGTTTCCAGTATCCGGACCTTTCTCCAGTTGCGGGGACAGGATTTGAACCTGTGACCTCTGGGTTATGAGCCCAGCGAGCTACCGAACTGCTCCACCCCGCGTCGCAAGAACAACTCTACCGGGAGGTGAACAGCAGGCCAAATCGGGAGGGCGTGATCTCCGTCTCGCCAGCCCGGCACCCGCTCGGGATGGAACGGGTGCCGGCTGCCGCCGTCGTGATTAGACAGCGCGCATCAGCTGCTCGGCGAGGGCGAAGGCGTGGCCTCGGTGGTTGCCGAGGACGCCGGAGCCGGGGTGGCCTCGGGAGCCGCCACCGGGATCTTCGCCTCCGCTTGAACCGCCTTATCCAGAGCTGCCGAAAGCCGCTTCTGCGCCTCGCCGTAGGCGGCGAAATCGCCGCCGGCCAGTGCTGCCTGGCCGGCCTTGATCGCGGCGTTGGCCTCGTCCAGGGCCGCCTTCAGTTCAGCTTTGGCGTCCGCTCCTGCCGGGGTGGAAGGTGCACCCGGCTGAGCAGGCGTCTGGCCATTGTTGTCCGAGTCGCCGGCTGCGGCGCCGGAATCTCCGCCGAAGAGCTGTTTCAGGGCCTCGTCCAGGGTTGGGGCAAAACCTACCTTGTCCCCGAAGGCCACCAGGACGCGCTGCAAGGTGGGGTAGGACGTCTCACCGGTGGACTTCAAGTAGACCGGCTGGACGTAGAGGATGCCGCCGCCGACAGGAAGCGTCAGCAAGTTGCCGTTGAGCACGTCAGAGGCGCCCTGGCGGAGCAGGTTGAGGGCCTGGGACACGGTGGGATCAGAGTTGAACTTATTCTGTGCCTGGCCGGGTCCGGGGACCTGGATCTCCGGCGGGATCTGCAGCAGCCTCAGCTTGCCGTAACTGTCGGCTTTGACGCCCGCCTGGTTGCCGGCGTCCGAGTCTGCAGCCAGGAACCCGTAAAGGACGTTGCGGGCGTTTCCGTTGACGATCTGCGGTATGTACGAGGACGTCAGCTGGAAGGCAGGCCGCTCCTGGTCCGGCATCTGCAGCGACATGTAGAACGGCGGCTGCTTAACGTCCGTGTCCACGGTGGGATCCGCCGGCACGCTCCAGGCATCATTGGTCTTGTAGAAGCTGGAGGGGTCCGTGACGTGGTATTGGCCGAGGAGCTGGCGCTGGACTTTGAACAGGTCCTCGGGGTACCGGACGTGGCTCATAACGTCGCCGGACATTTCCGAGAACGGCTTCAGCGATGAGGGGAACACCTTCTGCCAGGACTTCAGCAGCGGGTCCTGGTCATCCCAGGCGTACAGGGTGACCGAACCGTCGTAGGCATCCACCGTGGCTTTGACCGAGTTCCGGATGTAGTTGACCGTGCTGTTGGGCAGGGCCACGGCGCGTCCCGAGGTGGTCTGGGTGTCCGCGGTGGCGTTGGAAAGCTGTTCCTGCTGTGAGTAGGGGTAGTACTGGCTGGTGGTGTAGCCGTCCACGATCCACTTCACGCGCCCGTCCACCACGGCCGGGTAGGCGTTGCCGTCCACTGTCAGGTAGGGGGCAACCTTCTCCACGCGCTCACGGGGGCTGCGGTCGTACAGGATCTGGGACTCCGGGTTGACGCCGTCAGAGAGCAGCAGGTCCGAGGACTGGAACTTAATGGAGTACAGCACCCGGTTGAAGAAAGTTCCAACGTTGGGTCCGCCGTTGCCTTCGAAGGTGTACTGGGTCTCCCCCTCGCCTTCGCGGCCGGAGGGCCTGTCCTGCTCGCGGGCAGGGGCACCATCCGGTGCGCCCACGATGGAGTACTCCGGCGAGGACTCGCCGAAGTAGATGCGCGGCTGGTACGTCGAATCATTGCCCAGCACGCCCGTTGACGGAATGCCCGACTGCAGGAAGTCCGGCTTTCCGTCCACCGTGAACTTGTTGCCCTTGGCTGCCACCACACCGTAACCGTGGGTGTACACCACATGTTGGTTCAGCCAGCCCTGCTGGTTGGTGACCACGTTGGTGGGATTCAGCTCACGGACAGCGATCACGGTGTCCTGGATCTTGCCGTCCACTTCGTAGCGGTCCACGTTAAGGGCTTCCGGGAACTGGTAATACGGCCGGTACTGTTCCAGCTGCGAGAACGCGTCCGAGATCAGGTTGGGATCCAGCAGGCGGATGTTTGCCGTGGTCTGGGCGTCCGGGGCGAGGGCACCGGTGCTGGCGGTGTTGGTGGCGTCATAGCGGTTCACCTGGATGGCATCGAGTCCATAGGCTTTGCGCGTGTTGTCGATGTTGCGCTGGATGAATTCCTTTTCCAGCGTCTCTTCCGACGGGCGCACCTGGAACTGCTGGATCACCCAGGGGTAGACACCGCCCGCCAGGATGGACGTGATGACCAGCATCGCGGTTCCGATGACCGGCAGGCGCCAGCGGCCGATGACCGCCGCCACGATGAACAGGATGGCAACCAGCGCGGCTGCCACGGCCAGGATGGCCTTGGTAGGGATGACGGCGTTGACGTCGGTGTAGAGCGCTCCGGCCCAGCGGCCGCCGTTACTTTGCACCGCAGAGTATCGGTCAAGCCAGAAGTTGATGCCCAGGAGAACCAGGAAGGCAGCGCCCGTGACGGCGATGTGGATCTGGGCGGCACGGCTGGTGAAGACGCCCCGCTCCATCAGCCTGATGCTGCCGTAGAGGTAATGGGTGAGGATTCCGGCGATTCCGGCAATGACCACCACGCTGATCAGGAACCCGGTGATGAAACCGAGGAACGGCAGGGTCATCAGGTAGAAGCTGATGTCCAGGTGGAATTGCGGGTCCTGTTCGCCGAAGGGCTCCTGGTTGAAGAAGAGGAGGACCTTCTGCCACTGGCTGGCGGCGGCGCTGCCGGCGAAGAGTCCGAAGAGGACCGGCAGGCCCACCATCACCACGCGGCGGACGGGTTCCAGCTGTGCCTGGTAACGGTTGAGGTTGTCCCGGATCTCAGAGTCCGGCGCGTACACCGGACGGGACTGGTATGCGATGCGGATGGCGAAGAAGACCGCCAGGAACATCAGGGCGAATCCGCCGGCGAAGATTCCGATCCTGGCCAGGTTCTCGGTGACGAACACTTCGATGAAGCCGAGCTGGCGGTACCAGAGGACATCGGTCCAGACGTTAGCGAAGAAGATGAAGCCCACAACCACCAGGGCAACAACGATCAGGGTGGGCGTCAGCGCGCCGCGCCTTGAAGGGGGTTTACCTGTGGACATGGTGCTGGCGGGTCGGGACAAACTCGGTACCTCATAGCTGGTCGGTCAGATGATTCGAAGCGTGCGTGCGAGCGACGTCCTTACCGGTCAAACGCTGGTTCAGCCGTCATAATTGCCACGAGTGGCGGTAGAGCTTAGTTCCTGCACAGTCTAGTTGGTTGTACACACGCCGGGAGGCCGGACGTGTCCTGGCCGGAGCCGGCAAGTTCGACGGCGTCCCTCGCCTCTGCGAGGTTCTCAACCTTGACCACCTGCAGGCCGTCCGGAACATGCCCCACCACTTCCCCGCAGTTCGCAGCGGGGGCAAGGAACAGTGTGGCTCCCCCGGCGCGTGCCCCCTGCATCTTCTGCCCGATGCCGCCGATGGGTCCGACAGTGCCGTCCGGGGAGATGGTTCCCGTCCCGGCAAAGTGCTTTCCGCCGGTGAGGTCACCCGGGGTGACGGTGTCGATAATGCCGAGCGAGAACATGAGTCCGGCGCTGGGGCCGACCACCTTGTCCAAGGCAATCTGCACGTGGAAGGGGAAGGTGAACCGGTACTTGAGCATCACGCCAAGGATGAACCGGCCCGCCCCGTTGTCCTTGGGAGCGATCTCCGTTGAAACCATCTGGCCGTCCCGTTCCACCACCACGGTGGCGGGAGCACCTTTTCCTGC from Pseudarthrobacter siccitolerans encodes:
- a CDS encoding PspA/IM30 family protein — encoded protein: MVKQSIFGRIAQLAKANINTLLDNAEDPQKMLDQMVRDYTNNIAEAESAVAQTIGNLRMLEDDYNEDVKNSRDWGNKALAASRKADEYRGSGNVSDAEKFDNLAKVALQRQISAENEAKGAEPAITSQREVVDKLKTGLDQMKGKLNQLTSKRNELVARSKTAAAQSQVHDAIKSIDIMDPTSEVGRFEEKIRREEAKVRGQQELTESSLDAQFNQLEDLGEQVEIEARLAALKSGGTAKPAIGAGGNAGAESTVNEADFDKL
- a CDS encoding cryptochrome/photolyase family protein, with the protein product MASFDATSLVWLRDDLRLDDNPALSEAAALGLPLTVVYVLDEESAGVRPLGGATRWWLHHSLSVLGASLEANGSRLLLRRGPAADVIKGLATETAAKHLFWNRRYALPEWTLDAVVKEWAGNNDVQASSYQANLLFEPWTVRTGAGGPYKVYTPFWRACLAGADVRDPLEPPRQLPPPATATGGGLPAGEDLESWNLLPHSPDWSGGLAQTWEPGEEGARHRLDDFLDGPADEYGTGRNVPGVEGTSRLSPHLRFGEISPFRVWREIRRHFPHQVPADVGIFRSELGWREFCWNLLYTNPELATRNYRPEFDRFEWQSLNRNELRAWQQGRTGYPFVDAGMRQLWQTGWMHNRVRMAAASFLVKNLLADWRIGEEWFWDTLVDADAASNPANWQWVAGSGADASPYYRIFNPVTQSRKFDSAGRYLRRFVPELADLDAKAIHEPWKAGDVPGYPVPLVGLPESRERALEAYARLKD
- a CDS encoding cytochrome b/b6 domain-containing protein; its protein translation is MSTPTKKPGTAAGKRSRLYWGVPAVLVALVLVVLIAKWLVGLPAVASFVADNPGHSELPAGSPEGFPAWLAWQHFLNAFFLLLIIRTGWQVRTTTRPSGHWTRNNKGLIKTKTAPTKISLELWFHLTLDALWILNGLVFAVLLFATGQWMRIVPTSWDVIPNALSAALQYASLDWPTENGWINYNALQLLTYFITVFIAAPLACITGLRMSSAWPKKAASLNKAYPIELARAIHFPVMIYFVAFIVVHVFLVLATGALRNLNHMYGVRDDDGWFGFWVFLASVVVMAAAWFLARPIFLRPIASLMGKVSR
- a CDS encoding UPF0182 family membrane protein, encoding MSTGKPPSRRGALTPTLIVVALVVVGFIFFANVWTDVLWYRQLGFIEVFVTENLARIGIFAGGFALMFLAVFFAIRIAYQSRPVYAPDSEIRDNLNRYQAQLEPVRRVVMVGLPVLFGLFAGSAAASQWQKVLLFFNQEPFGEQDPQFHLDISFYLMTLPFLGFITGFLISVVVIAGIAGILTHYLYGSIRLMERGVFTSRAAQIHIAVTGAAFLVLLGINFWLDRYSAVQSNGGRWAGALYTDVNAVIPTKAILAVAAALVAILFIVAAVIGRWRLPVIGTAMLVITSILAGGVYPWVIQQFQVRPSEETLEKEFIQRNIDNTRKAYGLDAIQVNRYDATNTASTGALAPDAQTTANIRLLDPNLISDAFSQLEQYRPYYQFPEALNVDRYEVDGKIQDTVIAVRELNPTNVVTNQQGWLNQHVVYTHGYGVVAAKGNKFTVDGKPDFLQSGIPSTGVLGNDSTYQPRIYFGESSPEYSIVGAPDGAPAREQDRPSGREGEGETQYTFEGNGGPNVGTFFNRVLYSIKFQSSDLLLSDGVNPESQILYDRSPRERVEKVAPYLTVDGNAYPAVVDGRVKWIVDGYTTSQYYPYSQQEQLSNATADTQTTSGRAVALPNSTVNYIRNSVKATVDAYDGSVTLYAWDDQDPLLKSWQKVFPSSLKPFSEMSGDVMSHVRYPEDLFKVQRQLLGQYHVTDPSSFYKTNDAWSVPADPTVDTDVKQPPFYMSLQMPDQERPAFQLTSSYIPQIVNGNARNVLYGFLAADSDAGNQAGVKADSYGKLRLLQIPPEIQVPGPGQAQNKFNSDPTVSQALNLLRQGASDVLNGNLLTLPVGGGILYVQPVYLKSTGETSYPTLQRVLVAFGDKVGFAPTLDEALKQLFGGDSGAAAGDSDNNGQTPAQPGAPSTPAGADAKAELKAALDEANAAIKAGQAALAGGDFAAYGEAQKRLSAALDKAVQAEAKIPVAAPEATPAPASSATTEATPSPSPSS